The genomic window CAAAAGCGGGGATAAGATTGACTGCTGGGCCAGTACCAAACTTCAGCTAGTTTTGCACCACAGAATAAAGCTAATGCTGGGTAAATTGGCAACACATACCAGGGAAGTTTGGTTCCCATCACCGAGATGGCAACTAAATAAACACCACCCCATATCAATGCTAATTTTGCCCAGCTTGAAGTGCGATTTTCCCAGGCGAGGCGAACCCCTTGGGGAAAGAAGAGTAACCAAGGCCATGCGTATTTTAAAATTTCCAGCAAGTAGTACCAGGGAGGCCCAGCATGATTCTCGACTGGTATCCAAATCCGCTGCAATGATTGATTGAAAATGCCGATGTTGATAAACATCTGCTGGTAGCGCCACAGTTGGGCAGCATACCAAGCGGCAACTGGCGCACTGCCAAGCAGCAAACCGCCCCAGAGATAGGGAGAGGTGAGCAGTCTAGGAGTATCCCAAGCCAAAAATATTAACGCGATCGCGCCCAGCAATAATCCCAGAATGCCTTTAGTCAGGCAAATCAGCCCAAACCCCACTCCGGCACCCAGTGCATAGCGCAAGTCTCGACGACTTCGCAACACGCACCACATCATAAACATCAAAAAGCACAACACCGCCCCATCCAACATCGCCAGTCGCCCATGACGCACCACTGGTACTAAAGTTAGATAAGTCAAAGCTGAGAAAAGAGCTGGAATGCGTTGCCGAAATAATTCCCGACCAATTCCATACAGCAGTGGCACTGAGAAGGCTGTTAGCATTGCCCCAGGCAAGCGCGATGTCCACTCATTGATACCGCCAACCTTGTAAGCTCCGGCAATTAGCAGATGCACCAGAGGCGGCTTATTTAGATATTCTGTACCAGATAGCGTCGGATAAAGCCATCGCCATGAGCCTGCTGGTGCCTGCAAAATTTCACGCGCAACCTGAGCAACTGTACCCTCATCCCAATCTCGCAAAGGTAGTCCGCCCAAATTA from Funiculus sociatus GB2-C1 includes these protein-coding regions:
- a CDS encoding ArnT family glycosyltransferase translates to MDRQTFAWGRSKNKIIGADRWVEWLWVLGLLLAAIVLFGINLGGLPLRDWDEGTVAQVAREILQAPAGSWRWLYPTLSGTEYLNKPPLVHLLIAGAYKVGGINEWTSRLPGAMLTAFSVPLLYGIGRELFRQRIPALFSALTYLTLVPVVRHGRLAMLDGAVLCFLMFMMWCVLRSRRDLRYALGAGVGFGLICLTKGILGLLLGAIALIFLAWDTPRLLTSPYLWGGLLLGSAPVAAWYAAQLWRYQQMFINIGIFNQSLQRIWIPVENHAGPPWYYLLEILKYAWPWLLFFPQGVRLAWENRTSSWAKLALIWGGVYLVAISVMGTKLPWYVLPIYPALALFCGAKLAEVWYWPSSQSYPRFWTPCLTVMGLVAIVGSIYFAVFAPKLDWHLSLVLASAAMTLLVAAFLVSRRNLQFIAILFWGTYVTLTIFMTSSHWVWELAEQYPVKPVAAIVKRGTPIGEKIYTSFPDERPSLNFYSDRQVIPNTPEQLKQLWKTAPSPYLLVDQPTFDKLKFQGVKSINKAEGWLLITKKPND